The following are from one region of the Candidatus Methylarchaceae archaeon HK02M2 genome:
- a CDS encoding 50S ribosomal protein L6 yields MEIVMSSQMDTGLKDNSRTVDKGKKKSKIKERIMLENELPESVTARLDADLLIIKGPLGECKKDFSKIKTQVLHNGNKIIIQSLGKKKFDISVANTVRSIIRNMIKGVTEGFTYKLKIVFAHFPISVKAKDNNVIIENFYGERSPRIAKIVGDCKVMFEGDDVIVKGVSLEDVGQTAANIEQATKVKKKDQRVFLDGIYVYEKQKG; encoded by the coding sequence TTGGAAATAGTAATGTCATCCCAGATGGACACCGGACTCAAAGATAATAGTAGAACTGTAGATAAAGGTAAAAAGAAATCGAAGATTAAAGAGAGGATTATGCTGGAGAACGAGCTTCCTGAAAGTGTTACAGCAAGATTAGATGCAGATTTACTTATCATTAAAGGACCTTTAGGCGAATGTAAGAAGGATTTCTCTAAGATAAAGACTCAAGTTTTACATAACGGAAATAAAATAATTATACAATCCTTGGGTAAAAAGAAGTTCGACATTAGCGTTGCCAATACTGTAAGATCGATTATAAGGAATATGATCAAAGGTGTAACTGAGGGCTTTACCTATAAACTCAAGATAGTGTTCGCACACTTCCCGATTTCTGTGAAGGCGAAGGATAACAACGTGATCATTGAGAACTTTTACGGAGAGAGGTCTCCACGTATAGCGAAAATAGTAGGTGATTGTAAAGTGATGTTTGAGGGGGATGATGTCATCGTCAAAGGTGTCTCATTAGAGGATGTTGGTCAGACAGCGGCAAATATAGAACAAGCAACAAAAGTGAAAAAGAAAGATCAAAGAGTCTTCCTCGACGGGATTTATGTATATGAAAAACAGAAGGGATGA
- a CDS encoding 50S ribosomal protein L32e — protein sequence MAKVKTKTSKTRKKKEKSIKELLKIRDSIDDKRPKFIRQESWRYKRLDKAWRKPKGIDNKMRRRVKGWPQIVKVGYRGPKITRGIHPSGYRDVLVHNMGELEGLDPEKDAARLASTLGAKKRTELIGRAKELGIKVLNPRVIRKIKSKEIQE from the coding sequence TTGGCAAAAGTTAAAACAAAAACCTCTAAGACTAGAAAAAAGAAAGAAAAGAGTATTAAAGAACTCTTAAAGATTAGAGATAGCATAGATGATAAACGCCCTAAGTTTATTAGGCAAGAATCTTGGAGGTACAAACGACTAGATAAGGCTTGGAGGAAGCCGAAAGGCATAGACAATAAGATGCGTCGCAGAGTTAAAGGCTGGCCTCAAATAGTGAAAGTTGGTTATCGGGGACCGAAGATAACTAGAGGAATCCACCCTTCAGGTTACAGAGATGTATTAGTTCATAATATGGGAGAACTTGAAGGCCTAGATCCTGAAAAAGATGCAGCAAGGTTAGCTTCAACTTTAGGGGCAAAAAAGCGTACTGAATTGATAGGGAGGGCTAAAGAACTAGGCATAAAAGTATTAAATCCAAGAGTTATTAGAAAGATTAAGTCGAAAGAAATTCAAGAATAA
- a CDS encoding 50S ribosomal protein L19e, whose protein sequence is MSNKKVMAAKVLKVGVNRVRIDPENLDRVVDAITKDDIRALIREGTIWTEPIKGISRGRTRKRRASRKKRGRGSGSKKGTSGARSPKKRLWINKVRATRNHLKKARERGDITGEVFKKLYSQIKGGQIKSVRHLKDEISLSRRR, encoded by the coding sequence TTGAGTAACAAGAAAGTAATGGCAGCAAAAGTCCTCAAGGTAGGGGTGAACAGGGTTAGGATCGACCCTGAAAATCTTGATCGTGTAGTTGATGCCATTACTAAGGATGATATTCGTGCCCTCATAAGAGAAGGTACGATCTGGACTGAACCTATCAAAGGCATTTCTCGTGGTCGTACTAGAAAGAGAAGAGCTTCAAGGAAAAAGCGTGGAAGAGGTAGCGGCTCAAAGAAAGGCACTTCTGGTGCAAGATCTCCCAAGAAAAGATTATGGATTAATAAAGTTCGGGCTACAAGAAATCATTTGAAGAAAGCTAGAGAGAGAGGAGATATTACGGGTGAAGTATTTAAAAAGCTTTATTCACAAATAAAAGGTGGTCAGATCAAATCGGTCAGACATCTTAAGGATGAGATAAGTCTAAGTCGGAGGAGATGA
- a CDS encoding 50S ribosomal protein L18, translating into MRSRYISILRRRREGKTNYRKRKAIIMSKLPFVSIFIGKKNILVQISLPQKEGDLTLTSAHSRELMKYGWLASRKNIPTAYLVGLLTGLKARGKIDKAVLYLGLKHFMYNSRITAIMKGLLDAGISIPVEEEILPSEERLKGGHIADYAKYLLESDKDLYKKRFSELIGKGLNPESLPEHFEEIRKKIIDVFEVKKK; encoded by the coding sequence GTGCGTAGTCGATATATTTCTATTCTGCGCAGAAGGCGAGAAGGAAAAACCAATTATAGAAAAAGGAAAGCTATAATCATGAGCAAACTACCTTTCGTTTCAATTTTTATAGGTAAAAAGAATATCTTAGTTCAGATATCATTACCTCAAAAAGAAGGTGATTTGACTTTAACATCTGCCCACTCAAGAGAGCTAATGAAGTATGGATGGTTGGCCTCAAGAAAGAATATTCCTACAGCATATCTTGTAGGTTTATTGACTGGACTCAAAGCGAGGGGTAAGATAGATAAAGCAGTTTTATACTTAGGTTTGAAACACTTCATGTACAACTCTCGTATCACAGCAATAATGAAAGGACTATTAGATGCAGGTATATCGATACCTGTAGAAGAAGAAATATTACCATCAGAAGAGAGGCTTAAAGGGGGACATATCGCAGATTATGCCAAGTATCTATTGGAAAGTGATAAAGATCTTTATAAAAAAAGGTTTTCAGAATTAATTGGTAAAGGCCTTAATCCAGAGTCTCTTCCAGAGCATTTTGAAGAGATTCGAAAAAAAATAATTGATGTTTTTGAGGTGAAAAAGAAGTGA
- a CDS encoding 30S ribosomal protein S5, translating to MRKRRRESRQIIQEPWTPRTRLGSLVATGKITTLEEIFENGMKIKEPSIVKTLLPDLKTNVIGAGIVQKQTDAGEQTRFVAIVAVGNEEGWFGVGRGKAHQMRIAIEKATNDSLLSIIPVKLGCGSWECRCMGLHSIPFKTTGKCGSVRIVMIPGPKGLGLVAGEKIRILLSLAGIKDAWTRTYGSTSTISSVAYAVYDALKNIHSLNIR from the coding sequence GTGAGAAAACGACGTAGAGAAAGCAGACAAATAATCCAAGAACCTTGGACGCCCAGAACAAGATTGGGGTCTCTTGTAGCAACAGGAAAGATCACTACATTAGAAGAGATATTTGAAAATGGTATGAAGATAAAGGAACCAAGCATAGTAAAAACACTCTTACCAGACCTAAAAACGAATGTTATTGGTGCGGGGATAGTTCAAAAGCAGACAGATGCAGGTGAGCAGACTAGGTTTGTCGCTATAGTAGCCGTTGGGAATGAAGAAGGTTGGTTTGGCGTGGGGAGAGGGAAAGCCCACCAAATGAGAATAGCAATCGAGAAGGCGACCAACGACTCTTTATTGAGTATAATACCAGTAAAATTAGGTTGCGGTAGTTGGGAATGTAGATGCATGGGCCTCCACTCAATTCCATTCAAGACTACAGGTAAGTGTGGAAGTGTCAGAATAGTGATGATTCCAGGCCCAAAGGGACTCGGACTTGTAGCTGGAGAAAAGATCAGAATTTTACTATCTCTCGCTGGAATAAAGGATGCTTGGACAAGAACTTATGGCTCTACAAGTACCATATCATCTGTAGCTTATGCGGTATATGATGCCTTAAAGAATATTCATAGTTTGAATATAAGATAA
- a CDS encoding uL30 family ribosomal protein, which produces MNKNLLVVRLRGTVNVREPVRRTLEQLHLTKRFRATIIPDTPEYRGMLLASKELVGWCPVDSSLISKLIKNRGRKGGWKPLTYNDIKKLGFKGFRGIAKSIDEGKTALKEIEGMNPYFALSPPKGGFKRSTRRLYTQGGILGENPELVSIVANMI; this is translated from the coding sequence TTGAACAAGAACCTTTTGGTTGTCAGGCTTCGGGGAACTGTTAATGTTCGAGAGCCTGTAAGAAGAACTCTTGAACAACTTCATCTAACAAAAAGGTTTAGAGCAACAATTATTCCAGACACGCCAGAGTATAGAGGAATGTTATTGGCCTCTAAGGAACTTGTTGGGTGGTGCCCTGTGGATTCGTCTCTTATCTCGAAATTGATAAAAAATAGAGGGCGAAAGGGAGGATGGAAGCCTTTAACTTATAACGATATCAAGAAATTGGGGTTTAAAGGCTTTCGGGGCATAGCAAAATCAATAGATGAAGGAAAGACTGCTTTGAAGGAAATCGAGGGTATGAATCCTTATTTTGCCTTATCGCCACCAAAAGGGGGTTTTAAACGATCAACAAGGCGTCTATACACTCAAGGAGGAATTTTGGGTGAAAATCCTGAACTTGTTTCTATTGTTGCGAATATGATCTAA
- a CDS encoding 50S ribosomal protein L15 gives MNIPTRLKKTRKLRGSRTCGYGRVGQHRKSGGRGGKGKAGLKKHKWTWVVKYAPDYFGKHGFKPPTSVLIKKWINVGQLNEIYNKLLKENKIEQKDDKVLIDLIKLGYDRLLGNGEVKSSYHIITKSFTKIAKAKIEKAGGLITTR, from the coding sequence TTGAACATACCTACTCGATTGAAAAAGACAAGAAAATTGAGAGGGTCAAGGACTTGCGGTTATGGCCGAGTAGGTCAGCATAGGAAAAGCGGCGGCAGAGGAGGAAAAGGAAAAGCTGGCCTCAAGAAGCATAAATGGACTTGGGTTGTGAAGTACGCACCAGATTACTTTGGCAAGCATGGTTTCAAACCGCCTACTAGTGTACTTATCAAGAAATGGATCAATGTCGGTCAACTAAATGAGATATATAATAAACTCTTGAAGGAGAATAAGATAGAACAAAAGGACGATAAGGTTTTGATCGATCTCATCAAGTTGGGCTATGATCGACTCCTCGGAAATGGCGAAGTTAAAAGTAGTTATCATATAATTACTAAATCATTCACAAAGATTGCAAAGGCTAAAATAGAAAAAGCTGGAGGATTAATAACTACAAGGTAA